In Sphaeramia orbicularis chromosome 1, fSphaOr1.1, whole genome shotgun sequence, a genomic segment contains:
- the LOC115438945 gene encoding B-cell receptor CD22-like gives MRAAATMSLTSASGFIVFLLSFTVVQGQNGWGVTYTSTQICALKGSTVDMSCTYTYPSKIRKQKTKVEKTFWFINRDIKPVDLKTESEYKGRVYYPYNKNGCLVRISDLRQNDSAQYKFRFITNQPGGNYTGSPGVTLTVTDLQVHVTSSSSCWNSNCVQVELRCHSSCRLPDNYKYTWFKNRQEIQSETSSSYFTYLYSEDTVSCAVKGYEMFSSPPVFAPTVPSVSFSPSGEIIEGSSVTLTCTSDANPPVTKYTWYKRGNNRLQSRGEGQQFVLSFINSSDSGSYSCVSENSLGLKMSEYIYIDVKYPPRLPSVSVSPSGQIVQGSSVTLTCTSDANPPVTKYTWYKEDEDSPKASGQNFTITDIRSEHSGNYYCEAQNSRGRQNSTSHLITMSVTERATFIMNIIRLVLVFLLLMPLIFLILWIRTKKTQAVNTELKPPETIELDNFQIYENEHIQRREERRLTGGRRPDETSSEVELSCI, from the exons ATGAGAGCAGCTGCAACGATGAGTTTAACATCAGCAAGTGGATTTATtgtctttcttctctcttttaCAG TTGTTCAGGGTCAGAATGGATGGGGAGTGACTTACACTTCTACTCAGATCTGTGCCTTAAAAGGATCAACAGTCGACATGAGCTGCACCTACACATACCCATCCAAGATAaggaaacagaaaactaaagttGAGAAAACATTCTGGTTTATTAATAGAGACATTAAAcctgtagatctgaaaacagagtCAGAGTACAAAGGTCGTGTGTATTATCCTTACAATAAGAACGGCTGTTTAGTGAGAATCTCAGACCTGAGACAGAACGACTCAGCTCAGTACAAGTTCAGGTTTATAACAAACCAACCTGGTGGAAATTATACTGGTTCACCTGGAGTCACTCTGACTGTCACAG ATCTCCAGGtccatgtgaccagttcatcatcCTGCTGGAATTCTAATTGTGTCCAAGTAGAGCTGAGGTGTCACAGCAGCTGTCGTCTACctgacaattacaaatacacctgGTTCAAGAACAGACAGGAAATTCAGAGTGAAACATCATCTTCCTATTTCACCTATTTGTACTCTGAAGATACCGTTTCCTGTGCTGTTAAAGGTTATGAGATGTTCTCCTCCCCTCCAGTGT TTGCTCCAACGGTTCCTTCAGTGTCTTTCAGTCCCTCTGGTGAAATCATTGAGGGCAGTTCAGTGACTCTGACCTGTACCAGTGATGCAaacccacctgttactaaatacacCTGGTACAAGAGAGGAAATAATCGACTTCAGTCAAGAGGTGAAGGACAGCAGTTTGTCCTCAGCTTCATCAACTCCTCTGACTCTGGATCATATTCATGTGTCTCTGAGAACAGTCTGGGGTTGAAGATGTCAGAATACATTTATATTGATGTGAAAT ATCCTCCCAGACTTCCCTCTGTGTCCGTGAGTCCGTCTGGTCAGATAGTTCAGGGCAGTTCAGTGACTCTGACCTGTACCAGTGATGCAaacccacctgttactaaatacacctggtacaaggaggatgaagactcACCAAAAGCATCAGGACAGAACTTCACCATCACTGATATCAGATCTGAACACAGTGGGAATTATTACTGTGAAGCCCAGAACAGCAGAGGACGACAGAACTCCACCTCACATCTGATCACTATGTCTG TTACAGAGAGGGCAACGTTCATAATGAATATTATCAGGCTGGTTCTGGTGTTTCTGCTTCTCATGCCTCTGATTTTCCTGATTCTGTGGATCAG GACGAAGAAAACCCAGGCTGTCAACACAGAATTAAAGCCTCCAGAGACAATAGAG
- the LOC115411277 gene encoding histone H2A-like: MSGRGKTGGKARAKAKSRSSRAGLQFPVGRVHRLLRKGNYAQRVGAGAPVYLAAVLEYLTAEILELAGNAARDNKKTRIIPRHLQLAVRNDEELNKLLGGVTIAQGGVLPNIQAVLLPKKTEKAGKAK, encoded by the coding sequence ATGAGTGGACGAGGGAAAACCGGCGGAAAAGCCAGAGCTAAGGCTAAGAGCCGCTCCTCCCGTGCCGGACTCCAGTTCCCCGTGGGCCGTGTCCACAGACTGCTCCGTAAAGGGAACTATGCCCAGCGGGTGGGTGCCGGAGCCCCTGTGTACCTGGCGGCTGTGCTGGAGTATCTGACCGCTGAGATCCTGGAGTTGGCAGGAAACGCCGCCCGTGACAACAAGAAGACCCGTATCATCCCCCGTCACCTGCAGCTGGCTGTCCGCAACGACGAGGAGCTCAACAAACTGCTGGGAGGAGTGACCATCGCCCAGGGAGGAGTTCTGCCCAACATCCAGGCGGTTCTGCTGCCCAAGAAGACCGAGAAGGCCGGCAAGGCCAAGTAA
- the LOC115412241 gene encoding histone H3, protein MARTKQTARKSTGGKAPRKQLATKAARKSAPATGGVKKPHRYRPGTVALREIRRYQKSTELLIRKLPFQRLVREIAQDFKTDLRFQSSAVMALQEASEAYLVGLFEDTNLCAIHAKRVTIMPKDIQLARRIRGERA, encoded by the coding sequence ATGGCTAGAACCAAACAAACTGCCCGTAAATCCACCGGTGGCAAAGCCCCGAGGAAGCAGCTGGCCACCAAGGCTGCCCGGAAAAGCGCCCCGGCCACCGGCGGCGTGAAGAAGCCTCACCGTTACAGGCCCGGTACCGTGGCTCTGCGTGAGATCCGTCGGTACCAGAAATCCACCGAGCTGCTGATCCGCAAACTGCCCTTCCAGCGTCTGGTCCGAGAAATCGCTCAGGATTTCAAGACCGACCTGCGCTTCCAGAGCTCCGCCGTCATGGCTCTGCAGGAAGCCAGCGAGGCTTACCTGGTGGGGCTGTTCGAGGACACCAACCTGTGCGCCATCCACGCCAAGAGGGTCACCATCATGCCCAAAGACATCCAGCTGGCCAGACGCATCCGCGGAGAGAGAGCTTAG
- the LOC115417439 gene encoding B-cell receptor CD22-like, giving the protein MLMFSSPVAPTVPSVSFSPSGEIVEGSSVTLTCTSDANPPVTKYTWYKRGNNRLQSRGEGQQFVLSFIKSSDSGSYSCVAENSLGRKMSEYIYIDVKYPPRLPSVSVSPSGQIVEGSSVTLTCTSDANPPVTKYTWYKRGKNQPQSGGEGQQFVLSFIKSSDSGLYSCVAENSLEQKMSKFVHIDVKYPPRLPSVSVSPSGQIVQGSSVTLTCTSDANPPVTKYTWYKRGNNRLQSRGEGQQFVLSFINSSDSGSYSCVSENSLGLKMSEYVYIDVKYPPRLPSVSVSPSGQIVEGSSVTLTCTSDANLPVTKYTWYKEDEDSPKASGQNFTITDIRSEHSGNYYCEAQNSRGRQNSTSHLIVVSSKWKSVAAGVTVAVVLPIILISVFLLVRCANNIGAWLIMLSHDNPGPPFVS; this is encoded by the exons atgttaatgttttcttCTCCAGTTGCTCCAACGGTTCCTTCAGTGTCTTTCAGTCCCTCTGGTGAAATCGTTGAGGGCAGTTCAGTGACTCTGACCTGTACCAGTGATGCAaacccacctgttactaaatacacCTGGTACAAGAGAGGAAATAATCGACTTCAGTCAAGAGGTGAAGGACAGCAGTTTGTCCTCAGCTTCATCAAGTCTTCTGACTCTGGATCATATTCATGTGTAGCTGAGAACAGTCTGGGGCGGAAGATGTCAGAATACATCTATATTGATGTGAAAT ATCCTCCCAGACTTCCCTCTGTGTCCGTGAGTCCGTCTGGTCAGATAGTGGAGGGCAGTTCAGTGACTCTGACCTGTACCAGTGATGCAaacccacctgttactaaatacacCTGGTACAAGAGAGGAAAGAATCAACCTCAGTCAGGAGGTGAAGGACAACAGTTTGTCCTCAGCTTCATCAAGTCCTCTGACTCTGGATTATATTCATGTGTAGCTGAGAACAGTCTGGAACAGAAGATGTCAAAGTTTGTTCATATTGATGTGAAAT ATCCTCCCAGACTTCCCTCTGTGTCCGTGAGTCCGTCTGGTCAGATAGTTCAGGGCAGTTCAGTGACTCTGACCTGTACCAGTGATGCAaacccacctgttactaaatacacCTGGTACAAGAGAGGAAATAATCGACTTCAGTCAAGAGGTGAAGGACAGCAGTTTGTCCTCAGCTTCATCAACTCCTCTGACTCTGGATCATATTCATGTGTCTCTGAGAACAGTCTGGGGTTGAAAATGTCAGAATACGTCTATATTGATGTGAAAT ATCCTCCCAGACTTCCCTCTGTGTCCGTGAGTCCGTCTGGTCAGATAGTGGAGGGCAGTTCAGTGACTCTGACCTGTACCAGTGATGCAAacctacctgttactaaatacacctggtacaaggaggatgaagactcACCAAAAGCATCAGGACAGAACTTCACCATCACTGATATCAGATCTGAACACAGTGGGAATTATTACTGTGAAGCCCAGAACAGCAGAGGACGACAGAACTCCACCTCACATCTGATTGTTGTATCAT ccAAATGGAAATCCGTAGCAGCTGGAGTGACTGTTGCCGTTGTCCTTCCCATAATCCTTATCTCTGTCTTCCTATTAGTCAG